In one Thioclava sp. ES.031 genomic region, the following are encoded:
- a CDS encoding ArsJ-associated glyceraldehyde-3-phosphate dehydrogenase, translating to MTTYALNGLGRIGKLALKPLLARGAKIAWINDAVGDAAMQAHLLEFDSVHGRWDAEFASDESSVTIDGTRLPFIGTRNIEDLPLDGVDVVIDCTGVFKSESALAPYFAAGVKKVVVSAPVKDGPTANIVYGVNNDAYDPAAHSIVTAASCTTNCLAPVVKVIHENLRIKHGAITTIHDVTNTQTIVDRPAKDLRRARSALNSLIPTTTGSATAITLIYPELKGRLNGHAVRVPLLNASLTDCVFEVERETTAEEVNALFKSAAEGDLTGILGYETRPLVSSDYTNDIRSSIIDAPSTMVVNGTQVKVYAWYDNEMGYAYRLADVALMVGASL from the coding sequence ATGACCACCTACGCCCTCAATGGCCTCGGCCGCATCGGGAAACTCGCCTTGAAGCCGCTTCTGGCACGCGGCGCGAAGATCGCATGGATCAACGACGCGGTGGGCGATGCGGCGATGCAGGCGCATCTGCTGGAATTCGACTCCGTTCATGGCCGCTGGGACGCGGAGTTCGCGAGCGACGAGAGCAGCGTCACCATCGACGGCACCCGCCTGCCCTTCATCGGCACGCGAAACATCGAAGACCTGCCGCTCGACGGCGTCGACGTGGTGATCGACTGCACCGGAGTCTTCAAATCCGAATCTGCACTCGCCCCCTATTTCGCGGCGGGCGTGAAGAAGGTCGTGGTCTCGGCCCCGGTGAAAGACGGCCCGACCGCGAATATCGTCTATGGCGTGAACAATGACGCCTATGACCCGGCTGCGCATAGCATCGTGACGGCGGCCAGCTGCACCACCAACTGCCTCGCCCCGGTGGTGAAGGTCATCCACGAGAACCTGCGGATCAAACACGGTGCGATCACCACGATCCATGACGTGACCAACACCCAGACCATCGTGGACCGCCCCGCCAAGGACCTGCGCCGCGCGCGTTCTGCGCTCAATTCGCTGATCCCGACCACGACCGGCTCGGCCACCGCGATCACGCTGATCTATCCCGAGCTGAAGGGGCGCTTGAACGGCCATGCGGTGCGCGTGCCGCTGCTCAATGCCTCGCTCACCGATTGCGTCTTCGAGGTCGAACGCGAAACGACCGCCGAAGAGGTCAACGCGCTGTTCAAATCCGCCGCTGAGGGCGATCTGACCGGCATCCTCGGCTACGAGACGCGCCCGCTCGTGTCCTCGGATTACACCAACGACATCCGCTCCTCGATCATCGACGCGCCCTCGACGATGGTGGTGAACGGCACGCAGGTGAAGGTCTATGCGTGGTATGACAACGAGATGGGCTATGCCTACCGGCTGGCCGATGTCGCGCTGATGGTGGGGGCGTCGCTGTGA
- the arsJ gene encoding organoarsenical effux MFS transporter ArsJ, translating to MSESPASRPEGFSAYIAVTAAYWAFMLTDGALRMLVLLHFHTLGFSPVQLAYLFILYEVAGMVTNLSAGWIAARFGLVSTLYAGLSLQVVALIALAQLNPSWAIGASVAYVMVVQGLSGVAKDLAKMSSKSAVKLLAPTGKGGLFKWVAVLTGSKNAVKGVGFLLGAALLAALGFDYAVVAMAVVLALILAAIVVAMPPGLPRGRKGAKFSEVFSKSANVNWLSAARVFLFGARDVWFVVGIPIYFYAVLSDGTHAGDRAAFFLVGTFMALWIILYGAVQAAAPRILNAKSRPEGALIGAARHWALALLAVPALLSAAVLIDPTPSLWLSSVLVVGLLAFGAIFAVNSSLHSYLILAFTQAERVTMDVGFYYMANAGGRLIGTLLSGLSYQMGGLPAVMITATVMVGLSALAAGRLAPETSLTSP from the coding sequence GTGAGCGAGAGCCCCGCCAGCCGCCCCGAGGGTTTCTCCGCCTATATCGCGGTGACGGCGGCCTATTGGGCCTTCATGCTCACCGATGGCGCGCTGCGGATGCTGGTGCTGCTGCATTTCCACACGCTGGGATTCTCGCCGGTGCAGCTGGCTTATCTGTTCATCCTGTATGAAGTGGCGGGGATGGTGACGAACCTCTCGGCAGGCTGGATCGCGGCGCGGTTCGGGCTGGTCTCGACGCTCTATGCGGGGCTGTCGCTGCAGGTCGTGGCGCTGATCGCGCTGGCGCAGCTGAACCCGTCCTGGGCGATCGGGGCCTCGGTGGCCTATGTGATGGTGGTACAGGGCCTCAGCGGGGTTGCGAAAGACCTTGCGAAAATGTCCTCGAAATCGGCGGTGAAGCTGCTGGCGCCCACCGGCAAGGGCGGGCTGTTCAAATGGGTCGCGGTGCTGACCGGGTCGAAGAACGCGGTGAAGGGCGTGGGCTTCCTGCTGGGAGCGGCGCTGCTGGCCGCGCTCGGGTTCGATTACGCGGTGGTCGCGATGGCGGTGGTGCTGGCGCTGATCCTCGCCGCGATCGTCGTGGCGATGCCGCCGGGCCTGCCGCGCGGGCGCAAAGGCGCGAAATTCTCCGAAGTCTTCTCGAAATCGGCCAATGTGAACTGGCTGTCAGCGGCGCGGGTCTTCCTGTTCGGTGCGCGCGACGTCTGGTTCGTCGTCGGCATCCCGATCTATTTCTACGCGGTGCTGTCGGACGGCACACATGCAGGCGACCGCGCGGCCTTCTTCCTCGTGGGCACCTTCATGGCGCTCTGGATCATCCTTTACGGCGCGGTGCAGGCCGCCGCCCCGCGCATTCTGAACGCCAAGTCCCGCCCCGAGGGCGCGCTGATCGGGGCCGCGCGGCACTGGGCGCTGGCGCTGCTTGCCGTGCCTGCCCTTCTCAGCGCCGCCGTGCTGATCGACCCGACGCCGTCGCTGTGGCTCAGCTCCGTGCTGGTCGTGGGCCTGCTGGCCTTCGGCGCGATCTTCGCGGTGAATTCCTCGCTCCACTCTTATCTCATCCTCGCCTTCACGCAGGCCGAGCGGGTGACGATGGATGTGGGCTTCTACTACATGGCCAATGCGGGCGGGCGGCTGATCGGCACGCTGCTGTCGGGGCTGAGTTACCAGATGGGCGGGCTGCCCGCCGTGATGATCACCGCGACGGTGATGGTGGGTTTGAGCGCGCTCGCGGCGGGGCGGCTTGCGCCCGAGACATCCCTCACGAGCCCGTGA
- a CDS encoding AMP-binding protein codes for MLSRGKDYAATRAAFRWDIPERYNIGVDTCDKWAEREPDRVALIEVEEDGYGAVRETTFGALREASNRFANVLAGLGVGGDGRETGDRVAILLPQRRETAIAHIAAFKAGCVSLPLFTLFGPEALLHRLRDSGARVLVTDPASYEVIAAIRSELPDLQTVFVTDDGGTGADGVADFNAALAAASPEFTPVDTSAETPGVLIYTSGTTGNPKGALHAHRVLLGHLPGVEMSHDFLPQEGDRIWTPADWAWIGGLLDVLLPALHHGVPVVACRFRKFSAKAAADLIRRLSVRNAFLPPTALKMMKADPESLTWNLDMRSVASGGEPLGAQLLDWGRKALGVTINEFYGQTECNMVVSSAASLEAPEPGAMGWPVPGHEVAIIDSQTGQVLPDGEEGAIAVRAPDPVMFLGYFNQPDATEAKFVTGLDGRWLLTGDRGITGDGGRLRFKGRDDDIISTGGYRVGPAEIEDCLISHPAVQMAGVVGQPDPLRGEIVAAFVTLCPGHADTEALRDDLAAHVRARLAKYEYPRAIYVIDDMPVTTTGKIIRNALRARLPKEPAL; via the coding sequence GTGCTGTCACGCGGCAAGGATTACGCGGCCACGCGGGCTGCGTTTCGATGGGACATACCCGAACGCTACAATATCGGCGTCGACACATGCGACAAATGGGCGGAGCGCGAGCCTGACCGCGTCGCGCTGATCGAGGTCGAAGAGGATGGCTACGGCGCGGTGCGCGAGACCACCTTTGGCGCGTTGCGCGAGGCGTCCAACCGCTTCGCCAATGTGCTGGCCGGACTGGGCGTGGGCGGCGATGGGCGTGAGACCGGCGACCGGGTGGCGATCTTGCTGCCGCAACGCCGCGAGACCGCCATCGCCCATATCGCGGCCTTCAAGGCGGGCTGCGTCTCGCTACCGCTGTTTACCTTGTTCGGCCCCGAGGCGCTGCTCCACCGGCTGCGCGACAGCGGCGCGCGGGTGCTGGTGACCGATCCGGCGAGCTATGAGGTGATCGCCGCGATCCGCTCCGAATTGCCCGATCTGCAGACCGTCTTCGTCACCGATGACGGTGGGACCGGCGCGGACGGCGTGGCCGATTTCAATGCGGCCCTCGCCGCGGCCTCGCCCGAATTCACCCCCGTCGATACCAGCGCCGAGACCCCCGGCGTGCTGATCTACACCTCGGGCACCACAGGCAATCCGAAGGGTGCGCTTCATGCCCACCGGGTGCTGCTGGGCCACCTGCCCGGCGTCGAGATGAGCCATGATTTCCTGCCGCAGGAGGGCGACCGTATCTGGACGCCCGCCGATTGGGCGTGGATCGGCGGGCTCTTGGACGTGCTGCTGCCTGCGCTGCATCACGGCGTGCCGGTCGTGGCCTGCCGTTTCCGCAAGTTCTCCGCCAAAGCTGCCGCCGATCTGATCCGGCGGCTAAGCGTGCGCAACGCCTTCCTGCCGCCCACCGCGCTGAAGATGATGAAGGCCGATCCCGAGAGCCTGACGTGGAACCTCGATATGCGCTCGGTCGCCTCGGGGGGCGAGCCTCTGGGCGCGCAGCTCCTCGACTGGGGGCGCAAGGCGCTTGGCGTCACGATCAACGAATTCTACGGCCAGACCGAATGCAACATGGTGGTGTCGTCCGCCGCGAGCCTCGAGGCGCCCGAACCCGGCGCGATGGGCTGGCCGGTGCCGGGCCATGAGGTCGCGATCATCGACAGCCAGACAGGTCAGGTTCTGCCCGATGGCGAGGAAGGCGCGATTGCGGTGCGCGCGCCCGACCCGGTGATGTTTCTGGGCTATTTCAACCAGCCCGACGCGACCGAGGCGAAATTCGTGACCGGCCTCGACGGGCGCTGGCTGCTGACCGGCGACCGGGGCATCACCGGCGACGGTGGGCGGCTGCGCTTCAAGGGGCGCGACGACGATATCATCTCGACCGGCGGCTACCGTGTCGGCCCCGCCGAGATCGAGGATTGCCTGATCTCGCACCCGGCGGTGCAGATGGCGGGCGTCGTGGGCCAGCCCGATCCGCTGCGCGGCGAGATCGTCGCGGCCTTCGTCACGCTCTGCCCCGGCCATGCCGACACCGAGGCGCTGCGCGACGACCTTGCCGCCCATGTCCGCGCGCGGCTCGCGAAATACGAATATCCCCGCGCGATCTACGTGATCGACGACATGCCCGTGACCACCACCGGCAAGATCATCCGCAACGCGCTACGCGCCCGCCTACCCAAGGAGCCCGCCCTATGA
- a CDS encoding crotonase/enoyl-CoA hydratase family protein has product MSPVLFETRGNIAIITLNRPERRNAINAEAGHALAEAVARLEADDALQIGILRGEGAVFCAGMDLAAFTEGKVEELLFAEGGFGGLTESHRTKPIIAACHGAALAGGFELALGCDMIVAEDGCRFGLPEVLRGLVAGAGGALRLASLIPPARARELLLTGRLFDTAEAWDLGLIARRAEAGQAFEAALALAEEVAKNAPLALRETLRLSREIERRAVDPLWAENARTLKAVMASEDAAEGARAFLEKRAPEWSGR; this is encoded by the coding sequence ATGAGCCCCGTCCTGTTCGAGACCCGCGGCAATATCGCGATCATCACCCTCAACCGCCCCGAGCGGCGCAACGCGATCAATGCCGAGGCCGGCCACGCCCTGGCCGAGGCGGTGGCCCGTCTGGAAGCGGATGACGCGCTGCAGATCGGCATCCTGCGCGGCGAAGGCGCAGTGTTCTGCGCAGGGATGGACCTCGCCGCTTTCACCGAAGGTAAGGTCGAGGAGTTACTATTTGCTGAAGGCGGTTTCGGCGGCCTGACGGAATCCCACCGCACGAAACCGATCATCGCCGCCTGCCACGGCGCCGCGCTCGCAGGCGGGTTCGAACTCGCCCTGGGCTGCGACATGATCGTGGCCGAAGACGGCTGCCGCTTCGGCCTGCCCGAGGTGCTGCGCGGGCTGGTGGCGGGTGCCGGTGGCGCGCTGCGGCTGGCAAGCCTCATCCCCCCGGCGCGCGCCCGCGAGTTGCTCCTGACGGGGCGGCTGTTCGACACGGCGGAAGCATGGGACCTGGGCCTGATCGCCCGGCGCGCCGAGGCCGGGCAAGCGTTCGAGGCGGCACTGGCACTGGCCGAGGAGGTCGCGAAGAACGCGCCCTTGGCCCTGCGCGAGACCCTGCGCCTGTCGCGCGAGATCGAGCGTCGTGCGGTCGACCCGCTTTGGGCGGAGAACGCACGGACCTTGAAAGCCGTGATGGCGAGCGAAGACGCCGCCGAAGGCGCCCGCGCCTTCCTCGAGAAACGCGCGCCGGAGTGGTCCGGGAGATAA
- a CDS encoding dipeptide ABC transporter ATP-binding protein translates to MSVILEGRDITRDYIVSGGFLRGAKTIRALHGISFSLEQGKTLAIVGESGCGKSTLARILTLIDPANSGDLYIQGEKIDIKETKVTSALRAKVQIVFQNPYSSLNPRQKVGEVLTEPLIINTDIPAKERRKRAEEMLEKVGLERQHYNRYPHMFSGGQRQRIAIARALMLNPQILVLDEPVSALDLSVQAQVLNLLKDLQDEFDLSYIFVSHDLSVVRYFADEVMVMNAGEVVEYASRDQIFANPQHEYTKTLLAATPIADVEKIRERVERRKAFLAAES, encoded by the coding sequence ATGAGTGTGATCCTCGAAGGGCGCGACATCACGCGCGACTACATCGTCTCGGGCGGGTTCCTGCGCGGGGCGAAGACGATCCGGGCGCTGCACGGCATCTCGTTCTCGCTCGAGCAGGGCAAGACGCTTGCCATCGTCGGCGAATCCGGCTGCGGCAAGTCCACGCTGGCGCGCATCCTGACGCTGATCGACCCGGCCAATTCGGGCGATCTGTATATTCAGGGCGAGAAGATCGACATCAAGGAAACCAAGGTGACCTCCGCGCTGCGCGCCAAGGTTCAGATCGTCTTCCAGAACCCCTATTCGTCGCTCAACCCGCGTCAGAAGGTGGGCGAGGTTCTGACCGAGCCGCTGATCATCAACACCGACATCCCCGCCAAGGAGCGCCGCAAGCGCGCCGAGGAGATGCTGGAGAAGGTCGGGTTGGAGCGGCAGCACTACAACCGCTACCCGCATATGTTCTCGGGCGGTCAGCGCCAGCGGATCGCGATTGCGCGTGCGCTGATGCTGAACCCGCAGATCCTCGTGCTGGACGAGCCGGTCTCGGCGCTCGATCTGTCGGTGCAGGCGCAGGTGCTGAACCTGCTCAAAGACCTGCAGGACGAGTTCGACCTGTCCTATATCTTCGTGAGCCACGACCTCTCGGTCGTGCGCTATTTCGCGGATGAGGTGATGGTGATGAATGCGGGCGAGGTGGTGGAATACGCCTCGCGCGATCAGATCTTCGCCAATCCGCAGCACGAATATACCAAGACGTTGCTGGCGGCGACGCCGATCGCCGATGTCGAGAAAATCCGCGAGCGGGTCGAGCGCCGCAAGGCGTTCTTGGCTGCGGAGAGCTGA
- a CDS encoding ABC transporter ATP-binding protein: MSLLKIRNLTVEFDTAQGAFRAVDGIDVEVSGREVLAIVGESGSGKSVSMLAVMGLLPPTATITADEITYDGRDMLKMSGRERRRIIGKEISMIFQEPISSLNPSFTCGFQVEEVLTRHLGLKGKGARKRALELFEQVGIPEPERRLNSYPHQLSGGQCQRVMIAMAIACKPRLLIADEPTTALDVTIQKQILDLLMSLQEEYGMGLIMITHDMGVVAETADRVSVQFKGRKLEEADVLSLFENPQHPYTRALLAALPENATGDRLLTVADGWEGVQ, encoded by the coding sequence ATGTCCTTGCTGAAAATCCGCAATCTCACCGTCGAATTCGACACCGCTCAGGGCGCGTTCCGCGCCGTGGACGGGATCGATGTCGAAGTCTCGGGCCGCGAAGTGCTCGCCATCGTGGGCGAATCCGGCTCGGGCAAATCGGTCTCGATGCTCGCGGTGATGGGGCTCTTGCCGCCCACCGCGACGATCACCGCCGACGAGATCACCTATGACGGGCGTGACATGCTGAAAATGTCGGGCCGCGAACGTCGCCGGATCATCGGGAAAGAAATCTCGATGATCTTCCAGGAGCCGATCTCCTCGCTCAACCCTTCCTTCACCTGCGGTTTCCAGGTCGAGGAAGTGCTGACGCGTCACCTTGGCCTGAAGGGCAAGGGTGCCCGCAAACGCGCGCTGGAGCTGTTCGAGCAGGTGGGCATCCCCGAACCCGAGCGGCGGCTGAACAGCTATCCGCACCAGCTTTCGGGCGGGCAGTGTCAGCGCGTGATGATCGCGATGGCCATCGCCTGCAAGCCGCGCCTGCTGATCGCCGACGAGCCGACCACCGCGCTCGACGTGACGATCCAGAAGCAGATCCTCGATCTGCTGATGAGCCTGCAGGAGGAATATGGCATGGGGCTGATCATGATCACCCATGACATGGGCGTCGTGGCCGAGACCGCCGACCGCGTCTCGGTCCAGTTCAAGGGCCGCAAACTGGAGGAGGCCGACGTGCTCTCACTCTTCGAGAACCCGCAGCATCCCTATACGCGCGCGCTTCTGGCCGCGCTGCCGGAGAACGCGACCGGGGACCGTCTGCTGACAGTCGCCGATGGCTGGGAGGGCGTGCAATGA
- a CDS encoding ABC transporter permease subunit: MSEVTETDIPAGTRRAQFAEFWFYFKENRGAVIGLVVFALIALAAIAAPLIAPFDPDTQFRDALLATPLTHDANGTFLIGTDAVGRDILSRLLFGARFSLFIGVMVVLLALSVGVILGLLAGWFGGWVDTVIMRVMDIILAFPSLLLALVFVAVLGPGLINAMIAIAIVYQPHFARLTRAAVLSEKNRDYVMAAQVAGAGHMRLMFRTVLPNCLAPLIVQGTLSFSNAILDVAALGFLGMGAQPPTPEWGTMLSEAREFILRAWWVVTFPGLAILVTVLAINLMGDGLRDALDPKLKRS; encoded by the coding sequence ATGTCCGAAGTGACCGAAACCGATATCCCGGCCGGCACGCGCCGCGCGCAATTCGCCGAGTTCTGGTTCTATTTCAAAGAAAACCGTGGGGCCGTGATCGGTCTGGTGGTGTTCGCGTTGATCGCGCTGGCCGCGATCGCAGCGCCGCTGATCGCGCCCTTCGATCCCGACACGCAGTTCCGCGACGCGCTTCTGGCGACGCCGCTGACGCATGATGCCAACGGCACCTTCCTGATCGGCACCGATGCGGTCGGGCGCGATATTCTCTCGCGCCTGCTGTTCGGCGCGCGCTTCTCGCTGTTCATCGGCGTGATGGTCGTGCTGCTCGCGCTCTCCGTGGGGGTGATCCTCGGCCTGCTCGCCGGCTGGTTCGGCGGCTGGGTCGATACCGTGATCATGCGGGTGATGGATATCATCCTCGCCTTCCCGTCGTTGCTGCTCGCGCTTGTCTTTGTGGCGGTGCTGGGGCCGGGGCTGATCAACGCGATGATCGCCATCGCCATCGTCTATCAGCCGCATTTCGCGCGTCTGACCCGCGCCGCGGTGCTGTCGGAGAAGAACCGCGATTACGTCATGGCCGCTCAGGTCGCGGGCGCGGGCCATATGCGCCTGATGTTCCGCACGGTGCTGCCGAACTGCCTCGCGCCGCTGATCGTGCAGGGCACGCTGAGCTTCTCGAACGCGATCCTCGACGTGGCGGCGCTTGGCTTCCTCGGCATGGGCGCGCAGCCGCCGACCCCGGAATGGGGCACGATGCTGTCGGAAGCGCGCGAGTTCATCCTGCGCGCCTGGTGGGTCGTGACCTTCCCGGGTCTCGCGATCCTCGTGACCGTGCTGGCGATCAACCTGATGGGCGACGGCCTTCGCGACGCGCTCGATCCGAAACTGAAGCGGAGCTAA
- a CDS encoding ABC transporter permease subunit, which yields MLRFIIGKILWLIPTLIGITIVAFGFVRVLPGDPVLLMAGERGLSPERHAELAHQLGFDRPLWQQYLDFIWQLAHGNLGDSLVTHKPVLGEFFALFPATLELGICAMFLAVVIGVPIGVLAAIKRGSWFDQATMGTALVGYSMPIFWWGLLLIILFSGILQWTPVSGRISLMYYFPNGTGFMIWDALMSGQSGALTSALSHLILPAVVLATIPLAVIARQTRSAMLEVLGEDYVRTARAKGMPPRRVVGVHALRNAMIPVITTIGLQVGMLMAGAILTETIFSWPGIGKWMVDSISRRDYPSVQGGLLMIALIVMFVNLIVDLLYGLINPRIRHR from the coding sequence ATGTTACGTTTCATAATCGGCAAGATCCTCTGGCTGATCCCCACGCTGATCGGCATCACGATCGTGGCCTTCGGCTTCGTTCGGGTGCTGCCCGGGGACCCGGTGCTGCTGATGGCAGGCGAGCGCGGGCTGAGCCCCGAACGCCATGCCGAGCTGGCGCATCAGCTTGGCTTCGACCGCCCGCTCTGGCAGCAATATCTCGACTTCATCTGGCAACTCGCGCACGGCAATCTCGGCGACAGCCTCGTGACCCACAAGCCGGTGCTGGGCGAGTTCTTCGCGCTCTTCCCGGCCACGCTTGAACTGGGCATCTGCGCGATGTTCCTCGCCGTCGTGATCGGCGTGCCGATCGGCGTGCTGGCCGCGATCAAGCGCGGCTCGTGGTTCGATCAGGCGACGATGGGCACGGCGCTGGTGGGCTATTCGATGCCGATCTTCTGGTGGGGCCTGCTGCTGATCATCCTGTTCTCGGGCATCCTGCAGTGGACGCCGGTCTCGGGACGCATCTCGCTGATGTATTACTTCCCCAACGGCACGGGATTCATGATCTGGGACGCGCTGATGTCGGGGCAATCCGGCGCGCTGACCTCGGCGCTGAGCCACCTGATCCTGCCTGCGGTCGTGCTCGCCACGATCCCGCTCGCGGTGATCGCGCGCCAGACCCGTTCGGCGATGCTCGAAGTGCTGGGCGAGGATTACGTGCGCACCGCGCGCGCCAAGGGGATGCCGCCGCGCCGCGTCGTGGGCGTCCATGCGCTGCGCAATGCGATGATCCCGGTGATCACCACGATCGGCCTGCAGGTCGGCATGCTGATGGCGGGCGCGATCCTGACCGAGACGATCTTCTCCTGGCCGGGCATCGGCAAATGGATGGTCGATTCGATCTCGCGGCGCGACTACCCCTCCGTGCAGGGCGGGCTGCTGATGATCGCGCTGATCGTGATGTTCGTGAACCTGATCGTGGACCTGCTCTACGGTCTGATTAACCCGCGTATCCGGCATAGGTGA
- a CDS encoding ABC transporter substrate-binding protein has product MTIRSMLLAGAAAVMMTAGGAGAKTLVYCSEASPEGFDPAPYTSGTTFDASSKPVYDQLVEFKPGTTEIEPGLAESWNVSDDGLTYTFNLRKGVKFHSVEGFTPSRDFNADDVIFSFDRQGNKDNPYYSYAPGVSYEYYAGMDMPTIIKSIEKVDDYTVKFHLSEPNAPFLADLAMDFASIMSKEYADKLASEDRKADINNVPVGTGPFEFVAYQKDAVIRYKANPDYFKGKAAIDDLIFAITPDPAVRMQKLQAGECQIMPYPSPADIQALKDDSNIKVDEQPGLNVAYLAYNTTQAPFDKVEVRKALNMAINKDAIIDAVFQGAGQVAKNPIPPTMWSYNKDIKDDAYDPEKAKKMLEDAGVKDLTMNIWAMPVQRPYMPNARRTAELMQSDLAKVGVTANIVSYEWGEYLKKSKDPNRDGAVILGWTGDNGDPDNFLAVLLGCSAAESGSNRAFWCDQKFDDLITKARQSSDQAERTKLYEEAQVEFKKQAPWDTIAHSTVFMPMSNKVTGYVMNPLGGHDFYGVDISE; this is encoded by the coding sequence ATGACCATTCGCTCGATGCTTTTGGCGGGGGCTGCCGCGGTGATGATGACCGCAGGCGGGGCCGGCGCCAAGACGCTCGTTTATTGTTCGGAAGCGTCGCCGGAAGGCTTCGACCCCGCGCCCTATACCTCGGGCACGACGTTCGATGCCTCCTCGAAGCCGGTCTACGACCAGCTCGTCGAATTCAAGCCGGGCACGACCGAGATCGAACCGGGCCTCGCAGAAAGCTGGAACGTGTCCGATGACGGGCTGACCTATACGTTCAACCTGCGCAAGGGCGTGAAATTCCACTCGGTCGAGGGCTTCACCCCGAGCCGTGATTTCAACGCCGATGACGTGATTTTCTCGTTCGACCGTCAGGGCAACAAGGACAACCCCTATTATTCTTACGCGCCGGGCGTTTCCTATGAATACTACGCCGGCATGGACATGCCGACGATCATCAAATCGATCGAGAAAGTCGACGATTACACGGTGAAGTTCCACCTGTCCGAGCCGAACGCGCCGTTCCTTGCCGACCTCGCGATGGACTTCGCGTCGATCATGTCGAAGGAATATGCCGACAAGCTGGCCAGCGAAGACCGCAAGGCTGACATCAACAACGTGCCCGTCGGCACCGGCCCGTTCGAATTCGTCGCCTACCAGAAGGACGCCGTGATCCGCTACAAGGCGAACCCGGACTACTTCAAGGGCAAAGCGGCGATCGACGATCTGATCTTCGCGATCACCCCCGATCCGGCGGTGCGCATGCAGAAGCTGCAGGCGGGCGAGTGCCAGATCATGCCGTACCCGTCGCCGGCCGACATTCAGGCGCTCAAGGACGACTCGAACATCAAGGTCGACGAGCAGCCCGGTCTGAACGTGGCTTACCTCGCCTACAACACCACGCAGGCTCCGTTCGACAAGGTCGAAGTCCGCAAGGCGCTGAACATGGCGATCAACAAGGACGCGATCATCGACGCGGTCTTCCAGGGCGCGGGCCAGGTTGCCAAGAACCCGATCCCGCCGACCATGTGGTCCTATAACAAGGACATCAAGGATGACGCCTACGATCCGGAAAAAGCAAAGAAAATGCTTGAGGATGCCGGCGTGAAAGACCTCACGATGAACATCTGGGCGATGCCCGTGCAGCGGCCCTACATGCCCAACGCACGCCGCACCGCGGAGCTGATGCAATCGGATCTCGCCAAGGTCGGCGTGACCGCGAACATCGTCTCCTACGAGTGGGGCGAGTACCTGAAGAAGTCGAAAGATCCGAACCGTGACGGTGCGGTGATCCTCGGCTGGACCGGCGACAACGGCGACCCGGACAACTTCCTCGCGGTTCTGCTGGGCTGCTCGGCGGCTGAAAGCGGTTCGAACCGTGCCTTCTGGTGCGATCAGAAATTCGACGATCTGATCACCAAGGCGCGTCAATCGAGCGATCAGGCCGAGCGCACCAAGCTCTATGAGGAGGCGCAGGTCGAGTTCAAGAAACAGGCGCCGTGGGACACCATCGCCCACTCGACCGTGTTCATGCCGATGTCCAACAAGGTCACCGGTTATGTGATGAACCCGCTGGGCGGTCACGACTTCTACGGGGTGGACATCTCGGAGTGA